In Nicotiana tabacum cultivar K326 chromosome 11, ASM71507v2, whole genome shotgun sequence, a single window of DNA contains:
- the LOC107763042 gene encoding uncharacterized protein LOC107763042 isoform X1, with protein MENSHIGALNPLQNPFPFPPHRRRPLMSQTYITLLQILSYNCPTTDSTTEIQKPDDNGSKLGKENEVEELVDHHLIRSDNLLVNGPAHKESDNLVVQQGSGDGNEGSSRSGYRDFTSAQMEVDLDLSNRTSDAIQGDRGHARTNDIDDMNRLVDKTRSFNDQMVEEPGNRCSTHESEVKESDPVGPVELDKELSIDDVCATIESCFGADTVAELSQPAEVSGEEIPVPMTHLTEEMEHGLRLKEMELETLISSAGATDLSVHVPMGEEIEKGEVSGDFMVFDESDYDIVNDVRDEKKVEAEKYPADIVDREDFAFDARDNPPQKRDAYASSSIDAVDEDYTSLGGKFIRKFGEEPKDNVEKVFCSKDVGTRKVRVYDSILDSGNVAKQVGGDMKLDHPAGFQFGATSAEKAKENKHLIDAAEDADIGKKKKKGGPLTKEKRAKKKAKERIKRAEKNRKLGVKRLKLPPVVKPKVVAYCRHYLKGRCSEGEKCKFSHDTTPLTKSKPCCHFARQSCMKGDDCPFDHQLSKYPCNNYASIGFCSRGADCLFSHEITVKMAAVTSPTASNLELMSPSAPSNSNSLMQINTYGVSHKDVNSSSGSAGFVPGKCTERTVLEPVQKPAACTPKGVTFLSHGKSLQGDARKHEKAGLSSKADDVGKLSCQMIHNKHEKAGLMKGVSPRTPQGINFLSFGQAPSAEPSGDTYSGLFNMDYGVKKLLPGGMNNSIEAATCAKRDGSVKDDNQANLSASLWSMNQMSTRTPHASAPRGISFLSAEKAAQDISRPNEFNRASSPIQRRPSAAEKTSDEMPFRQSSSLFPAGQSLNYQSAQKCSMGIASSSKTPFLANTQPSSIQKALQSTLAFAAKFDLGVKFGTSNGSTNITSSINHSKDR; from the exons ATGGAGAATTCGCATATCGGCGCCCTAAATCCCTTGCAAAACCCTTTCCCTTTCCCTCCTCATCGCCGCCGACCCCTAATGAGCCAAACCTACATTACACTCCTTCAGATTCTATCCTATAATTGCCCCACCACCGACTCTACTACTGAGATACAAAAACCAG ATGACAATGGCAGTAAATTGGGAAAAGAGAATGAAGTCGAAGAGTTGGTTGATCATCATCTCATCAGGTCTGATAATTTGTTAGTTAATGGTCCTGCTCATAAGGAGTCTGACAATCTGGTAGTGCAACAGGGTTCGGGTGATGGAAATGAAGGGAGCTCTCGTTCTGGATACAGAGATTTTACCAGTGCACAAATGGAAGTAGATTTAGATCTCTCAAATCGTACAAGTGATGCAATACAAGGCGACAGAGGCCATGCTAGAACAAATGATATTGATGATATGAATCGTTTGGTAGACAAAACTCGTAGTTTTAACGATCAAATGGTCGAGGAACCTGGGAATAGGTGTAGCACTCATGAATCGGAAGTGAAGGAGTCTGATCCTGTCGGACCGGTAGAATTAGACAAAGAACTCAGCATTGATGATGTCTGTGCAACTATAGAGTCATGTTTTGGTGCGGATACAGTTGCTGAGTTGTCACAACCTGCAGAGGTCTCTGGAGAGGAAATCCCTGTTCCTATGACACATTTGACGGAAGAAATGGAGCATGGCTTGCGTCTAAAAGAGATGGAATTGGAAACTTTGATATCTTCTGCTGGAGCAACAGATTTGTCCGTCCATGTTCCCATGGGTGAAGAAATAGAGAAAGGGGAAGTTTCTGGGGATTTTATGGTTTTTGATGAATCAGATTATGACATAGTTAATGATGTTCGGGATGAGAAGAAGGTTGAAGCAGAGAAGTATCCTGCTGACATTGTTGATCGAGAAGATTTTGCTTTTGATGCTCGCGATAATCCACCACAAAAAAGGGACGCATATGCCTCTTCATCCATTGATGCAGTTGATGAGGATTACACCTCTTTGGGGGGAAAATTCATAAGAAAATTTGGAGAAGAGCCGAAAGATAATGTTGAAAAAGTTTTTTGCTCAAAGGATGTTGGGACCAGAAAGGTCCGTGTGTATGACAGCATTTTGGATAGTGGGAATGTTGCTAAACAAGTTGGTGGAGACATGAAGTTAGATCATCCTGCTGGTTTCCAATTTGGCGCAACCTCCGCAGAAAAGGCAAAAGAAAATAAACACTTAATAGATGCTGCAGAG GATGCTGATATcggtaaaaagaaaaagaagggagGTCCTTTAAccaaagaaaagagagcaaagaAAAAG GCCAAAGAAAGAATTAAACGAGCTGAAAAGAACAGAAAGCTTGGAGTTAAAAGGCTGAAGCTTCCACCAGTGGTGAAACCAAAAGTTGTGGCATATTGCCGCCATTATCTCAAAGGAAGATGCTCAGAG GGTGAGAAGTGCAAATTCTCTCATGATACCACCCCCTTGACAAAGTCAAAG cCATGTTGTCATTTTGCACGTCAATCTTGCATGAAAGGTGATGATTGCCCATTTGATCATCAACTCTCCAAGTATCCGTGCAATAACTATGCGTCCATCGGGTTTTGCAGCAGAGGTGCTGATTGTTTATTTTCACATGAG ATAACTGTTAAGATGGCAGCAGTGACAAGTCCTACTGCTTCAAACCTTGAGCTGATGTCACCATCAGCTCCAAGTAACTCGAACTCTTTGATGCAAATAAACACATATGGGGTGTCGCATAAAGACGTTAACTCCTCATCTGGTTCAGCTGGGTTTGTTCCGGGTAAGTGCACTGAGCGGACTGTATTAGAGCCTGTGCAAAAGCCAGCTGCATGTACACCTAAAGGTGTAACGTTCTTATCTCATGGTAAGTCTTTGCAAGGTGATGCCAGAAAGCATGAAAAGGCTGGGTTATCTTCCAAGGCAGATGATGTTGGAAAACTTAGCTGTCAAATGATCCATAATAAGCATGAAAAGGCTGGGTTAATGAAAGGAGTTTCCCCGAGGACACCACAAGGAATAAACTTCCTGTCCTTTGGTCAAGCACCTTCAGCTGAGCCCAGTGGCGACACATATTCAGGCTTGTTTAATATGGATTATGGAGTTAAGAAGTTGCTGCCCGGTGGCATGAACAATAGTATAGAAGCTGCAACATGTGCCAAGAGGGATGGCAGTGTCAAGGACGATAATCAAGCCAACCTAAGTGCCTCGTTATGGAGCATGAATCAAATGTCGACTAGAACTCCCCATGCTTCCGCACCTCGGGGTATAAGCTTCCTCTCGGCGGAGAAAGCGGCACAAGACATCTCGCGTCCTAATGAGTTCAACCGTGCTTCATCGCCCATTCAAAGGAGACCAAGTGCAGCAGAAAAAACTTCCGACGAAATGCCGTTTAGGCAGTCGAGTTCCCTATTTCCAGCTGGGCAGTCTTTAAATTATCAGTCTGCACAAAAGTGCAGTATGGGTATCGCTAGCTCCTCAAAGACACCGTTCCTTGCAAATACACAACCAAGCTCAATTCAAAAGGCTCTTCAGTCAACTTTAGCATTTgcggctaagtttgacttgggagttaagtttggaacGTCCAATGGATCCACCAACATTACTTCCTCGATCAATCATTCAAAGGATAGATGA
- the LOC107763042 gene encoding uncharacterized protein LOC107763042 isoform X2: MENSHIGALNPLQNPFPFPPHRRRPLMSQTYITLLQILSYNCPTTDSTTEIQKPDDNGSKLGKENEVEELVDHHLIRSDNLLVNGPAHKESDNLVVQQGSGDGNEGSSRSGYRDFTSAQMEVDLDLSNRTSDAIQGDRGHARTNDIDDMNRLVDKTRSFNDQMVEEPGNRCSTHESEVKESDPVGPVELDKELSIDDVCATIESCFGADTVAELSQPAEVSGEEIPVPMTHLTEEMEHGLRLKEMELETLISSAGATDLSVHVPMGEEIEKGEVSGDFMVFDESDYDIVNDVRDEKKVEAEKYPADIVDREDFAFDARDNPPQKRDAYASSSIDAVDEDYTSLGGKFIRKFGEEPKDNVEKVFCSKDVGTRKVRVYDSILDSGNVAKQVGGDMKLDHPAGFQFGATSAEKAKENKHLIDAAEDADIGKKKKKGGPLTKEKRAKKKAKERIKRAEKNRKLGVKRLKLPPVVKPKVVAYCRHYLKGRCSEGEKCKFSHDTTPLTKSKPCCHFARQSCMKGDDCPFDHQLSKYPCNNYASIGFCSRGADCLFSHEDRSTRQMIGIRLE; this comes from the exons ATGGAGAATTCGCATATCGGCGCCCTAAATCCCTTGCAAAACCCTTTCCCTTTCCCTCCTCATCGCCGCCGACCCCTAATGAGCCAAACCTACATTACACTCCTTCAGATTCTATCCTATAATTGCCCCACCACCGACTCTACTACTGAGATACAAAAACCAG ATGACAATGGCAGTAAATTGGGAAAAGAGAATGAAGTCGAAGAGTTGGTTGATCATCATCTCATCAGGTCTGATAATTTGTTAGTTAATGGTCCTGCTCATAAGGAGTCTGACAATCTGGTAGTGCAACAGGGTTCGGGTGATGGAAATGAAGGGAGCTCTCGTTCTGGATACAGAGATTTTACCAGTGCACAAATGGAAGTAGATTTAGATCTCTCAAATCGTACAAGTGATGCAATACAAGGCGACAGAGGCCATGCTAGAACAAATGATATTGATGATATGAATCGTTTGGTAGACAAAACTCGTAGTTTTAACGATCAAATGGTCGAGGAACCTGGGAATAGGTGTAGCACTCATGAATCGGAAGTGAAGGAGTCTGATCCTGTCGGACCGGTAGAATTAGACAAAGAACTCAGCATTGATGATGTCTGTGCAACTATAGAGTCATGTTTTGGTGCGGATACAGTTGCTGAGTTGTCACAACCTGCAGAGGTCTCTGGAGAGGAAATCCCTGTTCCTATGACACATTTGACGGAAGAAATGGAGCATGGCTTGCGTCTAAAAGAGATGGAATTGGAAACTTTGATATCTTCTGCTGGAGCAACAGATTTGTCCGTCCATGTTCCCATGGGTGAAGAAATAGAGAAAGGGGAAGTTTCTGGGGATTTTATGGTTTTTGATGAATCAGATTATGACATAGTTAATGATGTTCGGGATGAGAAGAAGGTTGAAGCAGAGAAGTATCCTGCTGACATTGTTGATCGAGAAGATTTTGCTTTTGATGCTCGCGATAATCCACCACAAAAAAGGGACGCATATGCCTCTTCATCCATTGATGCAGTTGATGAGGATTACACCTCTTTGGGGGGAAAATTCATAAGAAAATTTGGAGAAGAGCCGAAAGATAATGTTGAAAAAGTTTTTTGCTCAAAGGATGTTGGGACCAGAAAGGTCCGTGTGTATGACAGCATTTTGGATAGTGGGAATGTTGCTAAACAAGTTGGTGGAGACATGAAGTTAGATCATCCTGCTGGTTTCCAATTTGGCGCAACCTCCGCAGAAAAGGCAAAAGAAAATAAACACTTAATAGATGCTGCAGAG GATGCTGATATcggtaaaaagaaaaagaagggagGTCCTTTAAccaaagaaaagagagcaaagaAAAAG GCCAAAGAAAGAATTAAACGAGCTGAAAAGAACAGAAAGCTTGGAGTTAAAAGGCTGAAGCTTCCACCAGTGGTGAAACCAAAAGTTGTGGCATATTGCCGCCATTATCTCAAAGGAAGATGCTCAGAG GGTGAGAAGTGCAAATTCTCTCATGATACCACCCCCTTGACAAAGTCAAAG cCATGTTGTCATTTTGCACGTCAATCTTGCATGAAAGGTGATGATTGCCCATTTGATCATCAACTCTCCAAGTATCCGTGCAATAACTATGCGTCCATCGGGTTTTGCAGCAGAGGTGCTGATTGTTTATTTTCACATGAG GATCGCAGTACGAGACAAATGATTGGTATAAGGCTTGAATAa